The Xanthomonas fragariae genome has a segment encoding these proteins:
- a CDS encoding PA2169 family four-helix-bundle protein: protein MSIQSKTEHSLNDLIAISRDGKDFYDEAAAKVGDVELATLFRRIASVKTDIVSSLSSVVASVGGTPEKSGTLVGSMQQFYGKVRATLGDTKYGYVAELEESEDRLLKAFDETIADQDTPAAARDAALRLLPEVRACHDVMRNHKHAMKSAA from the coding sequence ATGAGCATTCAGAGCAAAACCGAGCATAGCCTCAACGACCTCATCGCCATTTCCCGCGACGGCAAGGACTTCTACGACGAAGCCGCCGCCAAGGTGGGCGATGTTGAACTTGCGACGCTGTTCCGTCGCATTGCCAGCGTCAAGACCGACATCGTTAGCAGTCTGAGCAGTGTCGTTGCATCGGTGGGCGGTACGCCGGAAAAGAGCGGCACGCTGGTCGGCAGCATGCAGCAGTTCTACGGCAAGGTCCGCGCAACGCTGGGCGATACTAAGTACGGCTACGTGGCCGAACTGGAAGAGTCGGAAGATCGCCTGCTGAAGGCGTTCGACGAGACAATCGCAGACCAGGACACCCCGGCCGCTGCACGCGACGCCGCACTGCGCCTGCTACCGGAAGTGCGCGCCTGTCATGACGTGATGCGCAACCACAAGCATGCGATGAAGAGCGCCGCGTAA